A stretch of the Candidatus Hydrogenedentota bacterium genome encodes the following:
- a CDS encoding Gfo/Idh/MocA family oxidoreductase, translated as MNSHGTTTPPRVSRSKRFSRRAFLRAAGAAAAAVSVPVIIPARALGLGRRIGPNDKITVGCIGVGPQGQYVMKNFMNNEQARVIAVCDVKNACCLEAKQQVDGFYKDANCVIHRDFRELTARDDIDVVSIASTDHWHVLHALSAVRAGKDVYVEKPLAVSIAELQATRDAVHKHGRLFQFGTQQRSSREFRFACELVRNRLIGDLHTIKVGAPPSIPSENFPEQPVPDGIDYEMWLGPAPYAPYNENRVSHDYWWHCSDYAIGFISGWGIHHIDIAQWGNDTDLTGPTEIAGTGVFPKDGMCDCALKWNIEAHYENGVRLDYTDDGQNPHGITFEGSEGWVYVKRGLIDAQPKSLLQYTLKPDEIHLYESTNHAGNLLDCVRTRAQTVCPIDVAARSDTICQISDMAIRAERPLRWDPATERFAGDDVANRALARAMREPWRL; from the coding sequence ATGAACTCGCACGGAACGACCACCCCCCCGCGCGTTTCCCGCTCGAAGCGTTTCTCCCGGCGCGCGTTTCTACGCGCCGCCGGCGCGGCCGCCGCCGCCGTTTCCGTGCCGGTAATCATCCCGGCGCGAGCGCTCGGTTTGGGCCGCCGCATCGGCCCCAACGACAAGATTACCGTCGGCTGCATCGGCGTCGGACCACAGGGGCAGTACGTCATGAAGAATTTCATGAACAACGAGCAGGCCCGCGTTATCGCGGTATGCGATGTGAAGAACGCGTGCTGCCTCGAAGCCAAGCAGCAGGTAGATGGGTTTTACAAGGATGCCAATTGCGTCATCCATCGCGACTTCCGCGAGCTGACCGCGCGCGACGACATCGACGTGGTTTCAATCGCCTCCACGGACCATTGGCACGTGCTGCACGCGCTCAGCGCCGTGCGCGCGGGCAAGGACGTGTACGTCGAGAAACCGCTCGCCGTGAGCATCGCGGAATTGCAGGCGACGCGCGACGCCGTTCACAAGCATGGACGGCTGTTTCAATTCGGCACCCAGCAGCGGTCGTCGCGCGAGTTCCGGTTCGCTTGCGAACTCGTGCGCAACCGCCTGATTGGCGACCTGCACACCATCAAGGTCGGCGCACCGCCCAGTATCCCGTCGGAGAATTTCCCCGAGCAGCCGGTGCCGGATGGCATAGACTACGAGATGTGGCTCGGGCCGGCGCCCTATGCGCCCTACAACGAGAATCGTGTCAGTCACGACTACTGGTGGCATTGCTCCGACTACGCCATTGGCTTTATCTCCGGCTGGGGCATCCACCACATCGACATCGCGCAGTGGGGCAACGACACCGACCTCACCGGCCCGACTGAGATAGCGGGCACAGGCGTGTTCCCGAAGGACGGCATGTGCGACTGCGCGCTGAAATGGAATATCGAGGCGCACTACGAAAACGGCGTGCGCCTGGATTACACGGACGACGGCCAGAACCCGCACGGCATCACGTTCGAAGGTTCCGAAGGTTGGGTCTACGTCAAGCGCGGTCTCATCGACGCGCAGCCGAAGTCCCTGCTGCAGTACACGCTGAAGCCGGACGAGATTCATCTCTACGAGAGCACGAACCACGCAGGCAATCTGCTTGATTGCGTGCGCACCCGCGCGCAGACCGTCTGCCCCATCGACGTGGCGGCGCGGTCCGACACCATCTGTCAAATCAGCGACATGGCCATCCGCGCGGAACGCCCCCTGCGCTGGGATCCGGCGACGGAACGTTTCGCGGGCGACGACGTGGCAAACCGTGCGCTCGCGCGCGCCATGCGCGAGCCGTGGCGCCTGTAG